The window ATATGGGTTTAGAAGCTGGGATGATCTGAAAGTCATAGTACTTAATCTGTTCAGTACATCCGTAAGGCAAGAGAAGGAGCAACTGGAACACCCCAGCTTGATTGACAGTTTGAAAGAGATAAGTCACCTTCTGAATCGTTTTAAACAAAGAtggaaagaaaaagagaatgCAAAGAAATCTCAGGTGGAGAAGACGTTTGAATCAGATGAAGGAAAACAGGCCGAGAGCGATGGAGGAGATGATCTAATTCTCAGTAGACATCATCTGCGAGGCACAAGTTTCCATTTTTCAACAGACGGAGGGTTTAAATTTGAGCAAGCGTCATGGCAAATTGTAATAATTATGGTGGCGAAGAGCTTGAAGTTAAATTCATCGGAGTCTGACACGGATGAAGAGATGACGACGATGAATGAAGATGATAAGCGTAAAGTTGACACAAGCACTCGTAATATTCAAGCTAAAGGTTCGGGTCATACTGATTTTAGGAGCGTAGTTGAAAGAATCAGTAGTGTAAGCAAGAAAGCTGTGAGTAATAATAGTGAATTATGTGAGTTGCTTGAAGTGAGTAAAGTCATTCATCACCAACCATTAGGATCCCAAGTCAAAGAACTTGCATCAAGAGTACTCGGTAGTTCCAAGAATTTGACTCCTTGTATGTTGCTATTAAGGCGTGGCTTACCCCAAGTTAACTACGATATTTCTCTGTTCTTAATGACTATAAAGAAGCTTTGCTTGGGGGAAAAGAAACTTCATGGAGAAGTTACAGCCAGAGAAAGGCTTAGGATTCTGTATGAGAAAGGGTACAGTTGTTTAAAGAATATAGATAAAAACGGAGCAGAATCAAGGAAAATTTACGAGGAAAAAGCTGAGGTAAAGCTTCAGTTATCCAAGGCAAGTAAGTCTTGTGTTCACATGGTTGAGAAAGGATCACTGAAAGTGGCACAGAAGGTTGAAGAACAGATCAGAATATTCAGAGTACCTTTGAGAGGCTACATTGACACACACGGAAGTTCTGTTAGGGCGTTAAAAGAGTGGCTAAACAAAAACACCATGGAAGAGGATGATCAAACCGAGACCGAGGCTCCTGAGATATTTAAGGTATGTAGCGAGTGGCTAAGAGAGACTGAGAATGTGGATGATGGTATTAAAGTATTGAATGCTGCTGAAGAGATGGAATTGAGATTTAGAGGCTTATGGTTTAAGCAAATAGAGAAAGAAAAACGAAGGTTGAGAGTAGGGAAGTTGTGTAAAGAGCTGGAGAAACAGAAAGCAGAAAAATTACATGTGTTTGCTCTATGTGAAAATAACATAACATCCGCGATTTTAGAATCTCACGAGTTGGATATCAATACTCTTGCAAATTTATTGTCGTCAGAGGTTCTGTTGAAGGGAGAACACGCAGCTCCTGCTGGTTCTGCAGTAGAGAGAGTGAAAGAGAACCTCAAGGTATATCTCAAAGTGAACAGGGACATTAACACAGAAGCTGAACAAGAAAAGATCAGAAACAAGATTGCCGAACTGCCAAAACAAAAGGAGAAGCTACAGAAGATGATGAGTGCATCTGGGTACGAAGAGAAGGTCCATGCGAACATAAAAGAAGATAACGTCATGAAGCTCACTAAGATTCTCCAAGAATTCGATTTCTTTGAGAAGGGAAGTAAGGAGAAAATACAAACTGAGAATTCAGAGACTGACGTGAAGAAGTCTACCAAAGATCCAAAagagaaaaggaagaagaaaaaggataGTAAGAGTGATGAGGTAATCTTCGAAACTTCTTTGATTAAGCATGAGAGCCTACAAAAGAAGCTGAAGCAGGCAAACGTGGAGTTAGCTGCAAAGGCCAGAGAGTTAAAGCATAAACTTAGGGAAAGAGACAAGGAGCTTGCTGCTGTACAGTCGTCCTCTTATCTTGGAGAGCGAGAGCTAGATCAAATAAGTGTTGAGATTTCAATATCACAAAAGAAGGTTTCTGTGGCGGTTTCTGGATTTGGAAACAAGTCACAGTTCTTGAGCCAAGCCAATGAGATTGTCAAGAGACAAGAATATGAGATACATTCACTTCAGAGAGCACTCAAGGAGAAGGAAGACGTTTTTGAGATGTCTATAGCGGCGAAGAGACTTGAGCGTATACAGTCACTTGTTCAGCGAGAAAAACTAGAGAGGCAAAGACATATGTTTCAATCTGAAAGTGAAGGTATCCGACATGAGATTGAAGAACTTGAGAAGTTAGAGAATCTGAAAGTTGGATTATATGATACACCTATGGCCAAAATGAAGCTCTCCAAGATAGAGCGTAGCTGGGAAAAGGTTTCTGTTTTGAAACAGAAGGTTATTTCTCGAGATGATGAACTGGAATTACAAAATGAAGTCAGCATTGTGATAGTGGTATTACTGTTTGCTTGGGCAGGCCAATCACGTGATAGTGTTTATACTGTTTTATGTGTTGACAAGGATGAGATCTTACGAGTTGGGTTTCCTGGAGTATCTCGAGGCTTGAAAGCTGATCCTTCTAAACTGGAACGTGTGGAGGAGCTTAAAATTGGAGACTGGGTCAGAGTGAAGGTGCCAGATTCTTCTATATCGTATGGATGGAGCAAGCCGTTTTCTTGTTCAGTGATAGATATTGAAAAAGTTGTACCGTTTCATGACGGGCAAGAGATTGTGGAATGTCTGAGTGCACATGTTACTGATAGAGAgacattttggaaggtctcacCTGGAGATGCAGAAATGCTATCAGTGCGTGAAACCAGTGACTGGGTGTGCTCATATCGGAGCCGAGGAAGCAGGCCAAGCGATGATTGGTTTAGTGTAGGAAAGGATAATATTCCCATGGAGTTCATATGTTCACATTCTCTTACAAAAGTTGTGGACTCTGTTTCTGTTTTGAGCTGTGAGGTTATAAAGGATGACATCACTTCGTTTAGCTTGTTAGATTCCACAGATGGATTTCGTAATAAAGATGCTATCAGTGTTGCTAGTGATTTCGAGTTTTTACTGAATGGGTCTAAAGCTGTGGGAAAGTTTAATATTGAAGCGGTTTCAAGATTTTCAAGGATTCATGGGACGTTCAGAGATGTGGTGAGGAGTGTGCATTCAGATGATGAAGAACATggtaagaagaagagaaagagaaagccGTGGTATTTACAAAAGCAAGAAACAATGGTGTTGTATTCTTGTGAGGGAGAGTTCATGGTATCAACTAAAGCTTGTGGAAAATTTAAGTTCAAGGAGATGAGAAATCTTATTGGAGTTCAAGATTTGTCAAAGAGTGATTTCAAGCTTAAGAGGGAGAATGTTGGATTAAGCTTgaagaaaaaaggaaacttgAGAAATAACTTGGGATGCAAGTTATCTAATTCTATTGAATTATGGAATGGAAAATTATCTATTTGTGTGattcctaatgagtttaggaaatattgagttatatataaggagatgcaTATGATGTTGCATAACTTATGAGTTTTGAGATTGTGAGATTGAGAGCTTGAGGTTTTGAGTAGTTTCCTCAAGAGATTAATAAGATGAGTTTCTTATTTTGAGTTACTATCTTGTGTGTTCTTGAGATCGACGTTCTAGATACTCTTCTCCGTTACACTTTTCTTCTgtgaagataaaaaaaaaaccactgTTTTGTGAGATATTATAATTCTAAGGCTACGATCGTCTTTCAATATATCTAACGgttagaaattaaaatagatCATAGACCGCGTTACAGAGGATTTTAATCTCCCTAGTCTAGTCCTTTCCGACCAAACACCATTTGTCTTCCAGTAGCGCTATTTTTCAGACAGTGAGAGAAAGAATCAAGCTTTCGCTGAAAAAGGTGGTACTcgtacagagagagagagagaaagagagagagagagagagagaggatggcGGAGAGTGGTGGACGGAGAATTGGAGTGGCGGTGGACTTCTCGGAGTGCAGCAAGAAGGCTTTGAACTGGGCGATCGACAACGTCGTCCGCGACGGAGATTATCTAATCCTCATAACCGTGGCTCCCAATATGAATTACGAGGAAGGCGAGATGCAGCTCTGGGAGACCGTTGGATCACGTACGCTCTCTTATTATCCCTGAAGGAACTTGGACTTGCTCATGCATCGTTTGACTTGTACTCGTCCTTAAGTTGTTTGGAAGATTTTGTTTCACTTAGTAGTTGATCGTCTCTGTAACATGCTGATGAAGCCAGTTTTGGCTCCTGGTCTTATTAATTGTTATATGGTGTGAGTTCAAGTGttgatcttcttcttgttctgaCTCTTGTAACGTTTTCAGCGTTGATTCCATTGAGTGAGGTCTCTGAAGCTTCCGTGATGAAGAAGTATGGAGTGAAGCCAGATGCTGAAACCCTTGACATTGCCAACACTGCCGCTAGGCAAAAATCGGTAAAGCAAGCAATGATCTCTCTTTTCAATAGTACTTGCACGAATAACCCATAAAAGTTGTGTGACCATTTTGATCTATATATGAATGAAACTCCCTTTTACAAACTAGTGTTTGGTTTGTGTTAAACGAATAAGATCTATCTACTGTGAAACATGATGCAACAGATTACAGTAGTGATGAAGATATATTGGGGAGATCCTCGTGAGAAGATATGTGAGGCTGTTGAACATATCCCTCTCTCAAGTCTTGTCATCGGTAACCGTGGCCTTGGTGGCCTTAAGAggtatataaaaaaacattccTCAACATCTCAAGCTTGGTTTACACATTTTGTGACAAGTCTTGTTTCTTTTCTGCAACAGGATGATAATGGGAAGTGTTAGCAACCATGTTGTCAACAACGTTGCATGCCCTGTTACCGTCGTCAAGGCTCACCACTGAGCTTTGTCCTTCATTTTCTCCGAGAACCTGAATAAACTGTGGTgtattgtgtttgtttgttgtgtCTGAATCTGTATTTTCGAACTCTGTATGTTGTGTATCTTTATCTGTTAATGGGTAAAAGTAAAACATACTTAACCTTCTAATAAAAATACTCTTGTTGAGAGGTTTGGACCAACTGACTTACTCTTTTCAATCAGGTCAAAGATTGTCTAAACAAATCATAACTTCTATTGTCACTACTGCTAAATAACCATTGATTTGCACAGTCTCAAAGATTAATTTGCATAAACAAGATTAAGCAAGCAAGTCTCAATACTAATATCATAAACAGATAAGTTATATAAGTTTCATGGGAAATAAACAGCAGCGGACACAGAAACACAACAACACATTAGCTAAAGTGATATCATATATTGTCTCCATAGATATAAGCAAAAGCAAGACACTAAAATATTCTTTCATCAGCCAATCACAGTGATCTCCTTTCTACTCTTCTTGGTGATGAGGACAAACTCTGTTGGTTTGATGAGCTTGAAGGTACACCTGTCACCCACCTTCAAAGGAAACTCACGTGCTAATCGACTCCATCCACTTGAGAAGACTGTCCGATTCTCCCTCACCAAGCAGAGCACATTCCACGAACACTTCATCTCCGAGTGATGGATCGTGTACTCCATAGACTCACCAGGGATATGCTCCTCCTCAAACACCCTCGGAAGTAACTgatacacaacaacaaaaagatcCAAAATCCACATACCACTAATAAGGAGACTGTATAATAGTAAAAGCTGTTGAATAGTAATCTTTACCAGGAACTTGAGGTATGACTTCCTTATGGTGATTTCGAACTCTGGAACACCTTTCTTCACTgtcttgatcttcttcttcttgagtgTTTTGAGCTTCTCAGCTTTCTTCTTCCTGCCTCTCGATGATTCACCAACTTCCACATGAGTAACCACtttcttgctcttcttcttcttcttcttcttggatgTTTTGTAAGCCTTCTTTGTAGTTTCTTCAACCTCAACTCCATCCATGGACTCACATGTCTCCTCTTCCTTCTTCACATCCTTGTAGCTTCTCTCACCTTCTTCTTTCTTCACGCCACCTGTTTCCACCATCAAACCAAAGAAACTCAATTCTTCTTTCTTACACAACATCCTCTCTTTCAATAAAGCATTAAACGGTTAAACCTTACTCAGAGGAGTTGCTGTAAGAGGTTTTCGCGGTGTGACAATCTCCTTGCCGTTCTTCCCGTAGATGTTGACGTTGAAGGACATTGACCCTTTGTGAGTAAAGGTGATGAACTCGTTGTCTCCCAAGGCATTGTCGCTCACGAACTGGTTCCATCCGGACTTCTCCACGTAGTAGAACCTCGGGTTCTTGGAGACGTCTACTTCCCATGAGCTTCCCCACTCCGCTCTTATCACCATCTTGTATGAGAAGTCTTCCTTGGAGAGGTTTTGCATGAAGTTGTAAGGAAGCGCTCTCTGTGTTGGACATACAACAGTTAACTTTCTTGTCAAACTACATCAAAGACTTGACactaaagtttcaatttttcacATCTAATCACAAATAGATATTGCACAAGAGATCAAGAAAAGCAGAGAGGAAAGATTCGGACAGAGAAGCAACAACTATAAATGAGAAAAGAGTGAACAAATGAAGACACTTCAGACAAAGCAGTAGAAAGTTTTGACCTTTCATTAAACAACAGCCAAccaaaagattcaaactttcaCAATTAATCAACACGTTGGTCTTATCACAAACATATCTGACCATACAGATTCAGACAGAAGCAACAACTAAAAATGTTTCACAGAGTGAACAAAAGACACTTTCTAAACAACAACCAAccaaaagattcaaacttttcaTACAAAACTAACAAGATTCGACTTGTCAAAGCCTTGAGACCCCATAAACCCAAACACAGACCCCATAGACGTTTCAAACACAGAGAACGTGAAGTTTCAGAGATCttttcaaagaagaagaagatactcTGCTTTTGAAACAAAGCTATCAAGAAACCCACAACGTTCAATGACAAGAAAAGGTTATATAAAGAAGTTTACCATGCATTCAGAGGATAGGTCTGCACTCTGGAAGATCTTGAAGAAGCTCAGGTTCTTCCTTTCTTCCTTAATCCGACCGTTCCAACCCATCTCTCTACTTCAACAGACTTGTTTTTCTTTCACCCAAAACCTCCTCTTTGGCTCTCTTGACTATCTCTCTCTTCGTTTCTCTGGTAAACTCTCTGGTGTTGTAAGTGAGGAAAGTGTGCCTCGTTATCCCCTAACAAAAGTAATTTgcctttttcatttattttcaaaaacaactGTGAAAAAGCACCCATGTATAGTCAAACTGAATGTTGAGAGAAAAGACACAATAGCTGTTACAAACTGACTTCACAGACACGCAAAAGCAGAATATGCCTGTTTTAGTACCTGAATATCCCTGTGCCAAAAGCACTCCCTTAAAACTTTCCCTTCTTGCGTTTTGTTTTAACCCACAGTCATTAACCTCAAAATTATATTCagtaacttttttaaaaaagtttatgtTTCTGGCAGTCAAAGTCCAAAGTCTTTTCCTCTAGGAACTGAAAAGTAAGGAAAACAAAAAGGTCCTACAAAGATGAGGTCATCTTCTGAGGATCACACCAAGTTAATGTGTTTCTGTGATACCTAAAGAAAATAAACACACGAGACATATATATTCATATGCTATAAAATGAGAAAATAGTTTCGAGTTCGACCATACTGTATAATCAGATTTTGAATTCTAGTAACAAACCTTTTCTGTATTGATAAAAAGGTCGCAAATATTCAGTTACAAGACAATACAATTCTGTTATTGACTTGGTCACAAGACAATATAACACATAATTAtttacctttttcttttttggtaaaaatgttaagatattattatcaattttttatttttgacaaaaatacAAAGATAACTAGAagtggaaaaataaaataaacgacTAAACAGAGGCTCTTCTTAATGGGACTGACACAACAAGCCAAGCAGCTAACCACCAGCCTAGACAGAGATGGAACATCCCCTTGCCGCAAAAGGAGAAATCTCAGTTAAACCAAAAGACAGAACTCAGTAATATTGGCTTCCCGATGATCTGCTCTTTATGATCATGTTAAGCCTAGAACAGCTTGCGGGAGGCCTTCAAAGCCAAAACAGCACGGTCAGACAGCAAAAACCCTAAACGCCGGTGTCAAAGGATTCGTCATGTCCTTTTGCATCATTGCAAAGTCTCTTTATAATTGCTGAAGTTTTCTCAGAAAACCATTGTAGGTACCCCTAATCTGATTCCATTCCAATGGTTTctaatttttaactttttgtttttgtttttttttttttttgataactctggTATCTGGGACAGCCACATTCCCAACTATCCCCGAAAGGGGTCCAGCGCTCCAACAGAAGGGATGTTAAATCCGTTGTGGCGAAGACTCGAATCCGGGTGGCGGGCAGTACAGCTGTACCTCCTTTACCACTAAGCTACGAGCGCTTGGTTTTAACCTTTTGTtgtacccaattttttttttttttgaaa is drawn from Brassica rapa cultivar Chiifu-401-42 chromosome A05, CAAS_Brap_v3.01, whole genome shotgun sequence and contains these coding sequences:
- the LOC103869722 gene encoding uncharacterized protein LOC103869722 isoform X1, which encodes MGSIEVQMSYGEDPERWSELIDAFTAAHNFTVFETRQFAYGFTEGYALSWYGDEISRYGFRSWDDLKVIVLNLFSTSVRQEKEQLEHPSLIDSLKEISHLLNRFKQRWKEKENAKKSQVEKTFESDEGKQAESDGGDDLILSRHHLRGTSFHFSTDGGFKFEQASWQIVIIMVAKSLKLNSSESDTDEEMTTMNEDDKRKVDTSTRNIQAKGSGHTDFRSVVERISSVSKKAVSNNSELCELLEVSKVIHHQPLGSQVKELASRVLGSSKNLTPCMLLLRRGLPQVNYDISLFLMTIKKLCLGEKKLHGEVTARERLRILYEKGYSCLKNIDKNGAESRKIYEEKAEVKLQLSKASKSCVHMVEKGSLKVAQKVEEQIRIFRVPLRGYIDTHGSSVRALKEWLNKNTMEEDDQTETEAPEIFKVCSEWLRETENVDDGIKVLNAAEEMELRFRGLWFKQIEKEKRRLRVGKLCKELEKQKAEKLHVFALCENNITSAILESHELDINTLANLLSSEVLLKGEHAAPAGSAVERVKENLKVYLKVNRDINTEAEQEKIRNKIAELPKQKEKLQKMMSASGYEEKVHANIKEDNVMKLTKILQEFDFFEKGSKEKIQTENSETDVKKSTKDPKEKRKKKKDSKSDEVIFETSLIKHESLQKKLKQANVELAAKARELKHKLRERDKELAAVQSSSYLGERELDQISVEISISQKKVSVAVSGFGNKSQFLSQANEIVKRQEYEIHSLQRALKEKEDVFEMSIAAKRLERIQSLVQREKLERQRHMFQSESEGIRHEIEELEKLENLKVGLYDTPMAKMKLSKIERSWEKVSVLKQKVISRDDELELQNEVSIVIVVLLFAWAGQSRDSVYTVLCVDKDEILRVGFPGVSRGLKADPSKLERVEELKIGDWVRVKVPDSSISYGWSKPFSCSVIDIEKVVPFHDGQEIVECLSAHVTDRETFWKVSPGDAEMLSVRETSDWVCSYRSRGSRPSDDWFSVGKDNIPMEFICSHSLTKVVDSVSVLSCEVIKDDITSFSLLDSTDGFRNKDAISVASDFEFLLNGSKAVGKFNIEAVSRFSRIHGTFRDVVRSVHSDDEEHGKKKRKRKPWYLQKQETMVLYSCEGEFMVSTKACGKFKFKEMRNLIGVQDLSKSDFKLKRENVGLSLKKKGNLRNNLGCKLSNSIELWNGKLSICVIPNEFRKY
- the LOC103869724 gene encoding B3 domain-containing protein At3g17010, translating into MGWNGRIKEERKNLSFFKIFQSADLSSECMRALPYNFMQNLSKEDFSYKMVIRAEWGSSWEVDVSKNPRFYYVEKSGWNQFVSDNALGDNEFITFTHKGSMSFNVNIYGKNGKEIVTPRKPLTATPLSGVKKEEGERSYKDVKKEEETCESMDGVEVEETTKKAYKTSKKKKKKKSKKVVTHVEVGESSRGRKKKAEKLKTLKKKKIKTVKKGVPEFEITIRKSYLKFLLLPRVFEEEHIPGESMEYTIHHSEMKCSWNVLCLVRENRTVFSSGWSRLAREFPLKVGDRCTFKLIKPTEFVLITKKSRKEITVIG
- the LOC103869722 gene encoding protein CROWDED NUCLEI 4-like isoform X2, coding for MVAKSLKLNSSESDTDEEMTTMNEDDKRKVDTSTRNIQAKGSGHTDFRSVVERISSVSKKAVSNNSELCELLEVSKVIHHQPLGSQVKELASRVLGSSKNLTPCMLLLRRGLPQVNYDISLFLMTIKKLCLGEKKLHGEVTARERLRILYEKGYSCLKNIDKNGAESRKIYEEKAEVKLQLSKASKSCVHMVEKGSLKVAQKVEEQIRIFRVPLRGYIDTHGSSVRALKEWLNKNTMEEDDQTETEAPEIFKVCSEWLRETENVDDGIKVLNAAEEMELRFRGLWFKQIEKEKRRLRVGKLCKELEKQKAEKLHVFALCENNITSAILESHELDINTLANLLSSEVLLKGEHAAPAGSAVERVKENLKVYLKVNRDINTEAEQEKIRNKIAELPKQKEKLQKMMSASGYEEKVHANIKEDNVMKLTKILQEFDFFEKGSKEKIQTENSETDVKKSTKDPKEKRKKKKDSKSDEVIFETSLIKHESLQKKLKQANVELAAKARELKHKLRERDKELAAVQSSSYLGERELDQISVEISISQKKVSVAVSGFGNKSQFLSQANEIVKRQEYEIHSLQRALKEKEDVFEMSIAAKRLERIQSLVQREKLERQRHMFQSESEGIRHEIEELEKLENLKVGLYDTPMAKMKLSKIERSWEKVSVLKQKVISRDDELELQNEVSIVIVVLLFAWAGQSRDSVYTVLCVDKDEILRVGFPGVSRGLKADPSKLERVEELKIGDWVRVKVPDSSISYGWSKPFSCSVIDIEKVVPFHDGQEIVECLSAHVTDRETFWKVSPGDAEMLSVRETSDWVCSYRSRGSRPSDDWFSVGKDNIPMEFICSHSLTKVVDSVSVLSCEVIKDDITSFSLLDSTDGFRNKDAISVASDFEFLLNGSKAVGKFNIEAVSRFSRIHGTFRDVVRSVHSDDEEHGKKKRKRKPWYLQKQETMVLYSCEGEFMVSTKACGKFKFKEMRNLIGVQDLSKSDFKLKRENVGLSLKKKGNLRNNLGCKLSNSIELWNGKLSICVIPNEFRKY
- the LOC103869723 gene encoding universal stress protein PHOS32 produces the protein MAESGGRRIGVAVDFSECSKKALNWAIDNVVRDGDYLILITVAPNMNYEEGEMQLWETVGSPLIPLSEVSEASVMKKYGVKPDAETLDIANTAARQKSITVVMKIYWGDPREKICEAVEHIPLSSLVIGNRGLGGLKRMIMGSVSNHVVNNVACPVTVVKAHH